The sequence CGAAGTCTTCATAACTACCTGAATGCCAGGCGAAACCATTAGTATTGCTCTTGCTCCACTGATGGGCGCCGTTGTGCTCGGTGTAGCCTGTTTCGGGGGTATCGTTATCCACTATAAACTCATTGCGCTGCCAGTCGCGTTCGCGTGGTGAGAACACAATGGCGCCTGCATTCTGCAGCATGGGTATGAGGTAGGGGGTAACGATGGTTTGTGTAAACAGGTCCTCGCGTGTACCAAACAGTGCGGGGCGCTGCCATTTCCATGTGCTATCCTTGACGTTGAAATAGCGACCATGACTGGCCCAGAGCGAGATATGACGGTTTTGCAAACCCTCGGTGATGGTGTAGGGGAGTGAGGCGTTGCGAACCCATGGACGACCGTGGTAATCGATGTCGCCCCAGGTGCGGCTTTTGTCCTTGTGCTGGCGCAAACGGTTTGGCACCAGCTGGCGCAGATCCCAGCCACCGGTAGTGATAGTGAGATTGTAATCCTGAACCGAATCGGGCAGCAGCAGCTGCACTTCCTGATAGATGGTTTCGGCCAGGTCGTCGGTAAACAGCTGTTCGCCAAGATTATTGTTGGCGCTGATATCGACAGTGCGCAACGAGTCGTTAACCACCAGAGTCTTCAGGTGGAAAGTAGAGCGTATGCGTTGCTCATCGCTCTTAAAGTTCACAAAGTATCGGTCTATTTTATCCTTAAGCGATTTATAGGGGTCGGGCGGTGTTTTAACCTTAGCTTTCCGAGCCGCATCGGCGGGCATGGCAGTAAGCAAGGCAAACACAGCCGCGAGTATGATACTTGTACGTTTCATTGTTTGGTAATATCTCCTATCTCTCCTATCGAGAAGTTCTCGGGCTTCTTGCCCTTGAAATCCTTAAAATATAATTTTATTTCCCGCATGTCGGCCTCCAGGTCGCCTGTGGGAATGATGGTTTTTGTACACTGAATCAGTTTGCGTTCATAATCCACCCCATATAATAAAATAGGTATGCCGGCCTTGAGTGCGATGAAGTAGAAACCTTTTTTCCACTCGTCAACGCGGCTGCGGGTGCCCTCGGGGGTGATACAAAGTTTGAACTGAGAAACCGACTTGGCTGTATCGGCCATCGCGTCGGTCATGCTCATCTTTTTCTGTCGGAATACGGGTATGCCGCCCATACTACGGAAGATAGGGCCAAGCGGCCAGAAGAACCATTCCTTCTTCATCAGGAAGTTAATCTTCATACCCTCGGCTCTACTGTAAAGCTGCCCAAGCAAAAAGTCCCAGTTACTGGTGTGGGGCGCTAAACAGATAATGAACTTTTCGGGGTGGTTTTCGGAAATCTCCTTCTGCCACCCCATGCGTTTGTACAGAATCCATCTGCAAAGTGATTTTAGCATTGCAGCAAGGGATTACGCGTTAAGCTGATCAACAATCTGCTGTGCTTCAGCGGTAAACTTATCGCGCAGGTCCTTATAATATGCCTGTACATCCATTCCTGGCTCTGGGTGTGAAATACGACTGATGTAGTTAGCACGGAGCATGATTACAGAGCGAATCAAGGCATCGTCGTTTTCCATGTTTCTGTCGTTATCATACAAAGAGAGCGCTACAGCCTCAGCAAAAATCTCATCACAGATTGCATTAATGCTTTTCTTAAGTGTTCTTTTGTTCATCATAATTATTTCGTTTAAATCCCCTCCTTTTGGGGTGTTTTGTTATATTCATAAAGCAAAGTTAGAAAAAAAATCTGAGATTACAAGTGTTTTACACCAAAAAAATATTAAAATGCCAAAAATACATCGATTTCTTTCGTATTTCTTACAAAAATTCACTAATTTTGCGGCTCAGAAAACAATTACTCATTAATTTATAAGGAATAATAATATGGAAAAAAGTGCATTGCAGATGGCGAGAGCCGCTTATCAGCCTAAGTTGCCTAAGGCACTTCAGGGTGCAGTAAAAGTTAAGGAGGGTGCCGCTACACAGAGTGTAGGCGACCAGGAGGAGATCAAGAAGCTCTTCCCTAACACTTACGGTATGCCTATCGTAGAGTTTGAGCCCGCTACCGAGGCTAACAACACTAAGATGAACGTAGGTATCATCCTCTCAGGCGGTCAGGCTCCTGGCGGTCACAATGTGATTACTGGTCTCTTCGATCAGATTAAGAAGCTGAACCCTGAGAACCGTCTGTTCGGTTTCATCCTGGGTCCTGGCGGTCTGGTAGATCATAACTACATGGAGCTCACAGCTGATATCATCGACGAGTATCGTAACACTGGTGGTTTCGATATGATCGGTTCTGGTCGTACAAAGCTGGAGAAGGTTGACCAGTTCGAGAAGGGTCTCGAGATTATCCGCGAGCTGAACATCAAGGCTATCGTTATCATCGGTGGTGACGACTCTAACACTAACGCTTGTGTACTGGCTGAGTACTATGCTGCCAAGAACTACGGCGTGCAGGTAATCGGTTGTCCTAAGACTATCGACGGTGACCTGAAGAACGATCAGATTGAGACTTCGTTCGGTTTCGATACAGCTTGTAAGACATACTCTGAGCTGATTGGTAACATCGAGCGTGACTGTAACTCAGCACGTAAGTACTGGCACTTCATTAAGGTAATGGGTCGCTCAGCATCTCACATCGCCCTGGAGTGCGCTCTGCAGACTCAGCCAAACATCTGCCTCGTATCTGAGGAGATCGAGCAGAAGGGTATGAGCCTCGACGATATCGTTACATACATCGCTAACGCTGTTTGCCAGCGTGCTGCTGATGGTAACAACTTCGGTACTGTTATCATCCCTGAGGGTGTTATCGAGTTCATTCCTGCTATCAAGAAGCTGATTGCTCAGCTGAACGACGTTCTGGCTATGCCAGAGGCTAAGGAGCTGGATCGTCACGAGTCGATCGACTTCGTTAAGGCTCACCTGACCGACGAGAACCTCGCTGTATTCAACAGCCTGCCTACAGGTGTTGCTCGTCAGCTGGCTCTCGACCGCGACCCACACGGAAACGTACAGGTATCACTGATCGAGACCGAGAAGCTGCTCTCTACTATGGTAGCTCAGAAGCTCGAGAAGATGAAGAAGGAAGGTAAGTACTCTGGTAAGTTCTCAGCTCAGCACCACTTCTTCGGTTACGAGGGACGTTGCGCTGCTCCTTCTAACTTTGATGCTGACTACTGCTACGCTCTTGGTACATCAGCTGCCCAGCTGATTGCTAACGGCAAGACCGGTTACATGGCTATCGTTAAGAACACAACAGCTCCTGCTGAGCAGTGGATTGCTGGTGGTGTGCCCATCACAATGATGATGAACATGGAGAAGCGTGCTGGTGAGATGAAGCCAGTTATCCGTAAGGCTCTCGTTGAGCTCGACGGTGCTCCTTTCAAGACCTTCGCTGCACAGCGTGATCGTTGGGCTCGCGAAACCGCTTATGTATATCCTGGTCCAATCCAGTACTGGGGTCCAACAGAGGTTTGCGATCAGCCAACCCGTACACTTGCTCTTGAGCAGGGTAAGTAATTAATTTATTAGGCGCGAATTACGCGAATTATCACGAATTATTTTATTTATTCGCGCAAATTCGTGTAATTCGTGCCTTTTCTTTTTCGTTGATGCCAAAGCGCCGAGTTGTTCGTAGAAAAGGGGTAGGTACTACCCGCACTTACCATGGTCCACGTGGCCATCGTAAGCCCGGATTCTTTGTCCGTATTCTACAACATATGCCCGGGTGGGCGTATTGGGTAGGCGGCGGTGCTGTTGTGGCGGTATACGTTTACTTTTTCTATTATTTCTTTGTAGGTCCGTTCGGATTCCGCTGGCGTGCCCTTTATGGCGACGTGAGCTATCCCGAGGGCTACGAGATTCATGGTATCGACATCAGTCATCATCAGGGACGCATCAACTGGGATGAGCTCAAGGACAACGGACAGATAGACCACTGTCCTATCCGCTTTGTGATGATTAAAGCTACTGAAGGGGCTACACGTACTGACGAGAACTTCCGTGAGAATTTCTATCAGGCACGTGAGAATGGTTTTACCCGCGGGGCTTATCACTTCTATAGTGTGCATACGCCCGCTGAAGAGCAGGCTTATCATTTTATCAATACCGTTAAGCTGGAGAATGGCGACTTGCCTCCTGTGCTTGACGTGGAGCATAAACCTAAGAACCAGAGTGATGAAGACTTCAAATACTCTGTGCTACGCTGGTTGCACTTGGTGGAGAATCACTACCAGGTGAAACCTATTATCTATACCTATTTTAAATTCAAGACACGCTATCTCTCTGATCCTGTGTTCGATCAGTATCCTTATTGGATAGCGCATTATTATGTTGACTCGCTGGAATACCAAGGACCTTGGAAATTCTGGCAGCATACCGATGTGGGTCGATTGCCGGGTATTAAAGGTAATGTTGACTTTAATATCTACAACGGTTCGTATTACGACCTGCGCCAAATGACTCTTGGTTCGCAAGAGACGATTGGCGAAAAAGCATACCGCGAATAAGTTTTTGGGTTGTTATCCCCTGCGGCGGAATTCGGAGCAGGTGATAGCGGTGGCGATGGCTACATTCAGGCTATCGGCAGTTGGACCTTTATGGAAATCAGGAATCAGCAGCTTGTGGGTAACACGTGCGCGCACGGCATCGCTGATACCATTACCCTCGTTGCCCATTACAATCAGGCCCTGTTGCGATAGCTCCTGTGTGTAGATATTCTCGCCGTCCAGGAAGGTGCCGTAAACGGGGAAATCCTTGGGCAGTGAATCAAGCAGTTGCATGGTGTCTATATATATAAGGTGTACGCGGGCAATCGAACCCATCGTAGCCTGAACCACTTTGGGGTTCCAGGCATCTACCGTGCCTTCGCTACAGAAAATGGTGTCGATACCAAACCAATCGGCAATGCGGATGATGGTTCCCAGGTTGCCGGGATCCTGGACGTTGTCGAGCAGGATAGAGAGTTGTTGGGTGCTTGGTGTTTGGTGTTGGGGGGTAGGTATGGGGAAGAGGGCGAGCACCTGCTGGGGGTGTTGCTGCAGAGAGAGTTTGGTAAGCTCGTCGTTGGTAACCTCGATGGCACCGGCAACAGGGTTGGCAGCTATCCATTCGGCAGTAGCAAACAGCTGCTTGGGGGTATAGCCGGCTTTCAGTAAATCGCCCACAACCTTATGACCTTCGGCAATGAAAAGGCCCTCTTGTTTGCGAAACTTCTTCAACTCAAGTTGGTGTACGAATTTAATCTGATTCTTGCTTATCATACTCTGTCTGTCTGATTTTTGTGCAAAGTTACAGGTTTTTAGGCATGAATTACGCGAATTAGCCGAATTTTTTTAATATTTCGTGTTAATTCGTGCCATTCGTGCCGTTTTTTTTATTAATTTTGCGCCAAAATGGATCCGAAGGCAACTCATAATAGGTTTTTACCCCCCATATGTCTGGCTGCAGCACTCGTTCTGAGTAGCTGTTCGGTGAGTCGTGATATTCCGGAAGACAGCTACCTGCTGAACAAAGTAAAGGTGGTCGCCGATGGTAAGTATCACGATATTAATCCGGGTAGTTTGAAGGGCTATGTGCGACAGAAACCTAACTCGCGCTGGTTCTCGGCTGTAAAATTGCCTTTGGGTGTTTATGCGATGGCGGGCAAGGACAGCTCGTGGGTGAACCGTATGCTGCGACAGATGGGCGAGGCGCCTGTTATCTACGATACGCTTCAGGCACAGCTTACTTGTAAGGATCTGCAGCAGGCCCTGCAGAACAAAGGTTATCTGGATGCTCAGGTTGAACTGTTTATCGATAAGAACAAGCATAAACTTGATGCCGTGTATGTGCTGCATCCAGGCAAGCCTTATTTTGTACGCGAACTGGATTTTGTGATCGAGGATACCACGGTGGCGCGCTTGCTGCGTGGACGTTCGTCGTTGTTGCATCAGGATATGCAGTTCAGCGTTGAGACATTGTCGGCCGAGCGTAATGCCATCACCCAGTATCTGCAGAATCGCGGTTACTTCCGTTTCCATAAGGAGTATATTACCTATGGTGCCCGTAAAGACGAGGAGCGGCAGGGTGTTAACCTGAGGTTGTTGTTGCAACAGCAGCACAAGGCCTATACCATCGATAGTATCAAGTACGAGGGTGGTGCCGACGATCATCTGCATCTGCGCCCTAAAGTGCTGAGCGAGAATACGTTCCTGGAATCAGGAAAGCCTTATTCGGCAGAAAAGCTGCAGAATACCTATAACCACTTCGGACGATTGGGTGCTGTAAAATATACCAATATTGCCTTTGAGCAGCAGCCCGATACCACGTTGCTGGATGCTACGATTCAGGTGCAGACCAACAAGCCATCTACCATCAGTTTCCAGCCCGAAGGTACTAATACCGCTGGCGACTTTGGTGCGGCTGCCTCGCTCACTTATCAGAACCGTAACCTGTTCCGTGGGTCGGAAACATTCAGTTTGCAGTTGCGTGGCGCCTACGAGGCCATCAAAGGTTTGGAGGGTTACAGCAATCAGGACTTTACCGAGTATAGTGCCGAAACCAAACTCTCGTTCCCACGATTCATCATGCCGTTCCTGAGTAGCAGTTTCCGTCGCCGTACGATTGCCACCAGCGAATTGTCGCTGTTGTACGATGTGCAGGACCGTCCTGAGTTCCATCGTCGAGTCTTGTCAGCTGGTTGGTCGTATCTCTGGAAACCCCAGAATCATCATGATAGTTATCGTTTCGACCTGGTGAATCTGAACTATGTGTTCATGCCTTGGATTAGTGAAACTTTTAAGACAGAATATCTTGATAACACCTCGAACCAGAATGTGATTCTGCGCTACAATTACGAAGACCTGTTTATTATGAAAATGGGTTTTGGTTACGTATATAACAACGGTGTAGTAGCGCTGAAAACCAATGTTGAAACAGCTGGTAATCTGTTAGGCGCCTGCTCTAAGATTTTTGGTGGTTCGAAGAACGATTTAGGTCAGTATAAACTCTTTAATATCGCCTATGCACAGTACGTAAAGGGCGATTTCGACTATACCCAGCAAATCTTCAAGGGTACTAACGATCAGTTGGTGTTCCACATCGGTCTGGGAGTAGCTTATCCGTATGGTAACTCTAAGGTGTTGCCATTCGAGAAACGTTACTTCTCGGGTGGAGCCAACAGCGTTCGTGGATGGTCGGTTCGTAGTCTCGGTCCCGGTCGTTACAAGGACAAGGATGGACGTATAAACTTTATTACAATGACGGGCGATCTGAAGCTGGATTTGAACGTGGAATATCGCATGAAGTTGTTCTGGAAATTCAACGGCGCTATTTTTGCCGATGCCGGTAACATCTGGACGCTGCGCGATTATCCCGATCAGCCTGGCGGACAGTTTAAGTTTAATACCTTCCTGAGCGACTTGGCTGTGAGCTATGGTGCCGGTTTGCGACTGAACTTCGACTATTTTATTCTGCGCTTCGATTTGGGTATGAAAGCCATCAATCCTGCTTTCGAGATTGAGTCGGAAGCTCACTACCCAATTCTCCATCCCAAGTTGAGTCGCGACCTTGCCTTCCACTTTGCAGTAGGTATGCCATTCTAATTACTGTTAAAAAAGTAAAATAGTACGGCATCTCTAAATTTTAAATTCTCATTTCTCGATTATTTGTGCTACCTTTGCACGAAAATTATATTTGAGATGTTGAAGTTTATATCCTTTGGAAGCGGTAGCAGCGGTAATTGCTATTATCTGGGCACAGCGACCGACGGGCTGATTATAGATATTGGTATAGGAATACGCACACTGAAGAAGTATTGTAGAGAGTATGGTATTCAGCTTAATTCCGTGAAGCGTATCTTGATAACGCACGATCATGCCGACCACATTAAAAGTGTGGGTGCCCTGAGTCACGACTGCAACCTGCCTGTTTATGCCACACATAAAGTACACCAGGGCATAGACCAGAATTATTGTGTAACGAAGAAAGTATCGCAAGATCATAAACACGAGTTGGTAATTGGCGAGCAAGTACAGCTTGGCGACTTTAAGGTGCGCCCTTTTGCTGTGCCTCACGATGCCAGCGAGAATGTGGGCTACGAGCTGGAGGTTGAAGGTATTGTGTTTGTGGTGCTTACCGATGTGGGTAGCATTACCGACGATATCAAGCAGGCCATTAATCGTGCCAACTACCTGGTGATCGAGGCCAACCACGATGTGGAGATGCTGAAGAATGGTCCTTATCCCGCTTATCTGCAGCAGCGCATTCTGAGTGGTAGCGGACACCTGTCGAACGTATCGTGTGGTGAGGCGCTGGTTGAGAATATGAGCGAGGGCCTGAAGCACGTTTGGCTGTGCCACCTGAGCGAGGAGAACAATCATCCTGAGTTGGCACGTAAGACGGTAGAGACCATCCTGCGCAGTCATGGTGTGATTCCTGGCAAGGATGTGGAGCTGGAAGTGCTGAAGCGCAAGACACCAACAGGAGTCTACGAGATTAAAGATAAACATTAAACATTAACGTTTATGGTGGAGGTAATTGTAAAAGACGAGGATTTGCAGCAGGCTGCACTCGAGGGAATGGATGAGTTCCTGGATGTGTTTGTAAAGGCTATCTACGATGCTATCGGTGGCGAACTGACTGCCGAGAGCATGGCCAAGTTGAATGCCGACCAGCTGACATTGCTGGCCTGGAACATTCTGCACGAAGAGGTGATGGATGGCGGATTTGTACAGCTGATTTACAACGGCTACGGTCCCTTCATCTTTAAGAATCCCCTGGCCAAAGCACTGCGCCAGTGGGATATGCGTGCCCCCTCAAAGTTGATTTACGATGCCCACACCCTGTGGCTGAAATATCGCGAAGAGATTGAAACCGAGAAGAGCGACGAGGATTTCATGGCTATGTTCGAGCAGTATCCGGAGTTCGAGAATCTGGATGATATCTTTATCGAGAACGAGGAAGAGTGGACCGAGGATATCGCCCATTATGTGGACGATCACCTGGACAACTTCGCGAAGATCATTTAATAGTAAGAGATGAACAAGACAGAAGAACAGTTACGCAAAAAGAGTCCTGTACAGATTCGCAACAAGAAGGCCTCGTTCGAGTACTTCTTTGTTGAAACCTATACTGCAGGCATCGTGCTTACCGGTACGGAGATTAAGAGCATCCGACTGGGTAAGGCGAGCTTGGTGGATACCTATTGCGTGGTGCTTAACGGCGAACTGTGGGTGAAGGGCATGAACGTAAGTCCTTACTT is a genomic window of Xylanibacter ruminicola 23 containing:
- a CDS encoding 1-acyl-sn-glycerol-3-phosphate acyltransferase, which produces MLKSLCRWILYKRMGWQKEISENHPEKFIICLAPHTSNWDFLLGQLYSRAEGMKINFLMKKEWFFWPLGPIFRSMGGIPVFRQKKMSMTDAMADTAKSVSQFKLCITPEGTRSRVDEWKKGFYFIALKAGIPILLYGVDYERKLIQCTKTIIPTGDLEADMREIKLYFKDFKGKKPENFSIGEIGDITKQ
- a CDS encoding diphosphate--fructose-6-phosphate 1-phosphotransferase; the protein is MEKSALQMARAAYQPKLPKALQGAVKVKEGAATQSVGDQEEIKKLFPNTYGMPIVEFEPATEANNTKMNVGIILSGGQAPGGHNVITGLFDQIKKLNPENRLFGFILGPGGLVDHNYMELTADIIDEYRNTGGFDMIGSGRTKLEKVDQFEKGLEIIRELNIKAIVIIGGDDSNTNACVLAEYYAAKNYGVQVIGCPKTIDGDLKNDQIETSFGFDTACKTYSELIGNIERDCNSARKYWHFIKVMGRSASHIALECALQTQPNICLVSEEIEQKGMSLDDIVTYIANAVCQRAADGNNFGTVIIPEGVIEFIPAIKKLIAQLNDVLAMPEAKELDRHESIDFVKAHLTDENLAVFNSLPTGVARQLALDRDPHGNVQVSLIETEKLLSTMVAQKLEKMKKEGKYSGKFSAQHHFFGYEGRCAAPSNFDADYCYALGTSAAQLIANGKTGYMAIVKNTTAPAEQWIAGGVPITMMMNMEKRAGEMKPVIRKALVELDGAPFKTFAAQRDRWARETAYVYPGPIQYWGPTEVCDQPTRTLALEQGK
- a CDS encoding glycoside hydrolase family 25 protein — protein: MPKRRVVRRKGVGTTRTYHGPRGHRKPGFFVRILQHMPGWAYWVGGGAVVAVYVYFFYYFFVGPFGFRWRALYGDVSYPEGYEIHGIDISHHQGRINWDELKDNGQIDHCPIRFVMIKATEGATRTDENFRENFYQARENGFTRGAYHFYSVHTPAEEQAYHFINTVKLENGDLPPVLDVEHKPKNQSDEDFKYSVLRWLHLVENHYQVKPIIYTYFKFKTRYLSDPVFDQYPYWIAHYYVDSLEYQGPWKFWQHTDVGRLPGIKGNVDFNIYNGSYYDLRQMTLGSQETIGEKAYRE
- a CDS encoding RNA methyltransferase — protein: MISKNQIKFVHQLELKKFRKQEGLFIAEGHKVVGDLLKAGYTPKQLFATAEWIAANPVAGAIEVTNDELTKLSLQQHPQQVLALFPIPTPQHQTPSTQQLSILLDNVQDPGNLGTIIRIADWFGIDTIFCSEGTVDAWNPKVVQATMGSIARVHLIYIDTMQLLDSLPKDFPVYGTFLDGENIYTQELSQQGLIVMGNEGNGISDAVRARVTHKLLIPDFHKGPTADSLNVAIATAITCSEFRRRG
- a CDS encoding BamA/TamA family outer membrane protein; protein product: MDPKATHNRFLPPICLAAALVLSSCSVSRDIPEDSYLLNKVKVVADGKYHDINPGSLKGYVRQKPNSRWFSAVKLPLGVYAMAGKDSSWVNRMLRQMGEAPVIYDTLQAQLTCKDLQQALQNKGYLDAQVELFIDKNKHKLDAVYVLHPGKPYFVRELDFVIEDTTVARLLRGRSSLLHQDMQFSVETLSAERNAITQYLQNRGYFRFHKEYITYGARKDEERQGVNLRLLLQQQHKAYTIDSIKYEGGADDHLHLRPKVLSENTFLESGKPYSAEKLQNTYNHFGRLGAVKYTNIAFEQQPDTTLLDATIQVQTNKPSTISFQPEGTNTAGDFGAAASLTYQNRNLFRGSETFSLQLRGAYEAIKGLEGYSNQDFTEYSAETKLSFPRFIMPFLSSSFRRRTIATSELSLLYDVQDRPEFHRRVLSAGWSYLWKPQNHHDSYRFDLVNLNYVFMPWISETFKTEYLDNTSNQNVILRYNYEDLFIMKMGFGYVYNNGVVALKTNVETAGNLLGACSKIFGGSKNDLGQYKLFNIAYAQYVKGDFDYTQQIFKGTNDQLVFHIGLGVAYPYGNSKVLPFEKRYFSGGANSVRGWSVRSLGPGRYKDKDGRINFITMTGDLKLDLNVEYRMKLFWKFNGAIFADAGNIWTLRDYPDQPGGQFKFNTFLSDLAVSYGAGLRLNFDYFILRFDLGMKAINPAFEIESEAHYPILHPKLSRDLAFHFAVGMPF
- a CDS encoding MBL fold metallo-hydrolase, whose product is MLKFISFGSGSSGNCYYLGTATDGLIIDIGIGIRTLKKYCREYGIQLNSVKRILITHDHADHIKSVGALSHDCNLPVYATHKVHQGIDQNYCVTKKVSQDHKHELVIGEQVQLGDFKVRPFAVPHDASENVGYELEVEGIVFVVLTDVGSITDDIKQAINRANYLVIEANHDVEMLKNGPYPAYLQQRILSGSGHLSNVSCGEALVENMSEGLKHVWLCHLSEENNHPELARKTVETILRSHGVIPGKDVELEVLKRKTPTGVYEIKDKH
- a CDS encoding DMP19 family protein; the protein is MVEVIVKDEDLQQAALEGMDEFLDVFVKAIYDAIGGELTAESMAKLNADQLTLLAWNILHEEVMDGGFVQLIYNGYGPFIFKNPLAKALRQWDMRAPSKLIYDAHTLWLKYREEIETEKSDEDFMAMFEQYPEFENLDDIFIENEEEWTEDIAHYVDDHLDNFAKII